GCATGTGCGATTCGGCGTCGTCCAGGAACAGCTGATCGGCTTCGTGCATGGTGAGGGTCGAGCGGTAGATGAGCAGGAGGACCAGGACAGCGGTCACCACGCCCCATACGATCGCAAGAATCGCCAGCGGAGTCATCCGTCACCTCCACAGCTGTTACCGCTTTGCTGGGTCACGGGCCCACAGGTCGCAAGGTCACTCGCGGGTCAGCGGCCTGCCCGAGATTATAGACCCCGTCCGCAACCCGGACGCAAGGTCACACCAGCTTTTGTTGGCGTGGCTTCAGCCGCGCCGACAGGGCCGCACCAGGGAAACCCAAGACTGCCCATTGACCGGATGATATCCCGGTGGCGCGACCAAAGCCCGGGCTCCAACATCTAAATGGTTGACCCGACCCGGTTTCCGGGCAGCCTTGCTATAATCTGGATAAGCTAGTCCACAAGGAGACTGACACATGGCCACCACCACGACCCCGACCACCGGAACCAAGTTCCCGGTGTCGTTGACCCCGAATGCTGTCGCCAAGGTCAAGGAGATCATGGCCCAGCAGAACCCGGTTCCCGCAGGTCTGCGCATCGGCGTGGTCGGCGGCGGCTGCTCCGGCTTCTCTTACTCCATGTCCTTCGAGAATTCCGCCGGCATGATGGACAAGACCTTCGACATCGAGGGTCTGAAGATCTACGTGGACGCTACCAGCGCCATGTACCTCAATGGCTGCACCGTGGACTACGTGGAAACCCTGGAAGGCGCGGGCTTCAAGTTCGAGAACCCCAACGTCAAGAGCACCTGCGGCTGCGGCTCCTCCTTCAGCGTCTGATGAGACATCGATAGAGGCGCCCGTCAGGGCATCCTTCAAAGCCTCGTCTGCCGGCGAGGCCTTTGCTTTGCCTCGCTCTCGTTGTGTCCACTGTCCTGCAAGCCACCTGGGCTGGGCGGCGGATAGCCACGCTTCGACCTAAACGATTGCAGCCTCGATCACGCTGTCGGGCGCCTTGGTGGGCACGATCCGGGTGATGGTGAAACCCGCCGTGGCGAGCAGGTCGCGCCACTCCGCCTCCGTGCGTTCGCGCCCGCCAGGGAACATGAGCATCAGCAGATCAAGCAGCTTGGCGGGGTGCGGCCTCGAATCCTCGGGCATGACCATGTCAACCAGGATCAGGCGGCCGTGGGGGCGTCCTGCGAGGGCCTGGCGCACGTTGCCCAGGATCTTCAGCGCCAGCTCGTCCTTCCAGTCGTGGATGATGTGCTGCATGAAATAGGCGTCGGCGCCGGCGGGAATGTGCTCAAAGAAGTCGCCCCCGATGGGCTGACAGCGCTCTTCCACCCGCATTTCGCACAGCACGCACTTGGCACCCTCCACCACGCTGGGCTGGTCCAGCAGAATGCCTTTCATCTGCGGGTACCGTCGCAACGCCTGGCAGAGGAAGTAGCCGTGCCCGCCGGCCACATCCATCAACGTCCCCACGCCGGAAAAGTCGTAGGCCTCGAGCACCGCCGGAGCGAGGTCGGCGCTGATGGCCGTCATCCCCTCATTGAAGGCGTAGCTGACCTCGGGCATGGAGGCGAAGCACTCGAAGGCAGGTTTGCCGTAGAGATGCTCGACGGCCGGCTTGCCGGTCTGCACGGAGTGCAGCAGGTCGCTGGTGACGTGCATGAGGAACGGGTTTGCGCCCCAGAGCACCAGGTCGTGGACGTTTCCCGCGACATCGCTGCGCAGCAGTTCGGCCGCGGGAGAAAGGGCGATGATGCGCGGCTGCGGTTCGGAGAAGATACCAATGCTTACCAGCGCACGCAGTACCCGGTAGAGCGCATCGGCGTTGCTCTCCGTCTCCGCCGCCAAAGCCTTCACTGGACGCGGCCCGCCAGCCAGCCGGTCCGCAATGTTCAATCTCGCAGCCACGTGAAGGCACGCGGACAGCACGAAGCCGTTGGCAGCCTGCATCAGGCGCTGCTGGAGGGCGGTTGTCGAGGGGGCAGACGTTTCCGTGATTGTGCTGGCCATCCTTCACCTCACCAAGTTGCTGGCAAGTGTACACGGAGAGTCTTCCCCCCGGCAAAATCCGACGTGGATTCCTCCGAGTCCGCGGTGAACAATTTGATGACGACGACGGCGGTGGAAGAGCTAGGGCTTGCGTCCGGGGCCGCCCGGCTGGCCGAAGCCGCTGCGTCCGGGCTGGCCGGGCTGGCCCAGGCCGGGGACGGCTCCGGGAGCCACCGGCATCTGGGCGGCCAGGTCGTAGCGCGGGTCGTAGAAGAACTCCCACTCGTTGTACTTCTTGCGCTCGTTGACCTCGTGGATGGAGTCCGACGTGTTGGTGCTGGCCACGCCGATGATGGGCGCCCCGATGGTCGGTCCTCCGCCCAGTGGCGAGCTCATCTGGGAGGCCGGAGTCATGCCGCCGGTGCTGGGAATGTTGCTACCGAGCTGGCCGGTCTGGCCGCCCGGGGAAGACGGGCCGCCGAGGATGCCGCTCACGCCGCCGGGAAGCACTGCTCCTTGGCCACCGCCAAGTGCCGTGAGCCCGGCGCTGGGCGCTGGTCCCGCCGTCCCCGCCGGGCCGCCGCCGATGGGTGTCCCGATCGCTTGCGCTCCGGGAATGTTGCTATAGCCGAATCCTTTGGGCGGATACTTGGCCTCGCCCAGGTGGATGATGCGCCACTCGCCGTCGGGCGACAACGGGTCTTTGTACAGCTTCCGGATGAAGCGGATGTTCTGGGTGTCCTGGAGTTCGGCCATGGTCATCGGGTAGCGCCCGAAGCGCTTGTAAAACAGCTTGATGCCCCGCTGGTAGGACTTGCCGCGGTGGATGAGCTCGTCCTCACGGTCGCGCCTGATCTGGGTGACTTCGTAGGGCGCCATGGCGGTGAGCGCGATCAGGGCCACGGTCAGCATCATCACGATGACCAGCAGCATGTATCCCTGCTGGGCCCGGTGGTGGCGGCGGAAATGGGGGCTCACCCTCATGAAGTACCAAGTACAGTACCAAGCAAGACCGAGTCCAGGGCACCTGGTACCTGGTACTGGGTACTTGGTACTAGCTCCATTCTACCCGCCAGGGTACAAGGTCAGGTGAGGGGGATGGTCTGCTTGTTGTTGTTGAGCAGGTCCTCGATCTCGACCGAGCTCTGGCCGATCTTTACCACCTTGTACCGGCGGTTGACCACGTCGCCCTCGCCGGCGATGAAGATGGTGTCGCCTTCAGATAGGAAGACCTTCTTGCCGCTCCCCCCGGGCGTGTTGGCGAAGCCGTAGAACTTCAGGTTGATGGGCGGGGGCGGTGGCGGACCGGGAGGCGGTTTCGGCAGCGTCTTGTCGTCTTTGAGTGGCGGGGTCGTGGGCTTGGGCAGGGGCTCATCCGCCTGGGCGCGGAAGATGTTGCGCCCGGCGCCTTCGTAATTGACGCCTTCGCTGGAGCGCAGCAGCCCGAGGCGAAGCGTCGGGTCCAGGCTTTCCGCGGCGGTGACGGCGGCGACCGGGGCGCGTCTGCCGGGCCGGCCCTTCACCGCCGGCGCGGGGGACTTCGTGGCCACGGCGGGCGCCGGAGTCTCCGGGCGGAAGAACACGTAGAAGACGGCGATGGCCGCCACCACCATCAGGACGATGGCGGCGATCAATCTTTGCCGGTCTTCGCTGCCCACTCTCATGCGGTCTTCAAATAGGCCTCGAGCTGCA
The genomic region above belongs to Terriglobales bacterium and contains:
- a CDS encoding iron-sulfur cluster assembly accessory protein, with protein sequence MATTTTPTTGTKFPVSLTPNAVAKVKEIMAQQNPVPAGLRIGVVGGGCSGFSYSMSFENSAGMMDKTFDIEGLKIYVDATSAMYLNGCTVDYVETLEGAGFKFENPNVKSTCGCGSSFSV
- a CDS encoding methyltransferase; translated protein: MASTITETSAPSTTALQQRLMQAANGFVLSACLHVAARLNIADRLAGGPRPVKALAAETESNADALYRVLRALVSIGIFSEPQPRIIALSPAAELLRSDVAGNVHDLVLWGANPFLMHVTSDLLHSVQTGKPAVEHLYGKPAFECFASMPEVSYAFNEGMTAISADLAPAVLEAYDFSGVGTLMDVAGGHGYFLCQALRRYPQMKGILLDQPSVVEGAKCVLCEMRVEERCQPIGGDFFEHIPAGADAYFMQHIIHDWKDELALKILGNVRQALAGRPHGRLILVDMVMPEDSRPHPAKLLDLLMLMFPGGRERTEAEWRDLLATAGFTITRIVPTKAPDSVIEAAIV